The following coding sequences lie in one bacterium genomic window:
- a CDS encoding type II toxin-antitoxin system HicA family toxin: MKKVIKFDELVRKFRKLGYEGPFSGGKHLFMKKGSKKVHIPNPHKSKDIHISLLKEILKCAGIDEKEWEDA, from the coding sequence ATGAAAAAAGTAATAAAATTTGATGAACTTGTGAGAAAATTTAGGAAATTAGGTTATGAAGGGCCCTTTTCAGGTGGGAAACATTTATTTATGAAAAAAGGAAGTAAGAAGGTTCACATACCCAATCCTCATAAAAGTAAAGATATTCATATAAGTTTGCTTAAAGAGATTTTAAAATGTGCTGGAATTGATGAAAAGGAATGGGAAGATGCATAA
- a CDS encoding type II toxin-antitoxin system HicB family antitoxin, with the protein MVKKEEKMLMEYIEKALKKAEYKKIEDGTWFGTIKNFEGVWANGKTIEETRRQLIEVLEEWLLLKIKDGDEIPEIDGEKIEIKRVPSKI; encoded by the coding sequence ATGGTGAAGAAGGAGGAAAAAATGTTAATGGAGTATATTGAAAAAGCGTTAAAAAAAGCAGAATATAAAAAAATTGAAGATGGAACCTGGTTTGGTACAATAAAGAATTTTGAAGGTGTTTGGGCTAATGGAAAAACTATTGAAGAAACAAGAAGACAACTTATAGAAGTATTAGAAGAATGGCTTTTACTGAAAATAAAAGATGGAGATGAAATTCCGGAAATAGACGGTGAAAAAATTGAAATAAAAAGAGTTCCAAGTAAGATATGA
- a CDS encoding prepilin-type N-terminal cleavage/methylation domain-containing protein, which yields MVNKNGLTLLEVLIAVFLMAIVIAGGLLLISGNLNVIKKANELTIATALLQYTIEDIKNIDFPPVYYDRQGNFGDEVETESIVDVNLYTDYTPVFYKNDYRIIRFVQGLDSSGNIISNF from the coding sequence ATGGTAAATAAAAATGGATTAACTCTACTTGAAGTTTTGATTGCAGTTTTTCTTATGGCTATTGTTATTGCTGGTGGACTTCTTTTAATTTCAGGAAATTTAAATGTTATAAAAAAGGCAAATGAATTAACTATAGCAACTGCTTTATTACAATATACAATTGAAGATATTAAAAATATTGATTTTCCACCAGTTTATTATGATAGGCAAGGTAATTTTGGAGATGAAGTTGAAACAGAATCAATTGTAGATGTAAATTTATATACTGATTATACACCTGTTTTTTACAAAAATGATTATAGGATTATAAGATTTGTTCAAGGTTTAGATAGTTCTGGGAATATTATTTCAAATTTT